In the genome of Ignavibacteriales bacterium, one region contains:
- a CDS encoding T9SS type A sorting domain-containing protein, translated as MNQGQPYYILQDELQSQFWDTLRTMRFYFEYAPCTCQHTLVKGLGLASTLFNEFGGGENLLKGAIIDGVVYGDTTFVVGIDDDPDLIPTEFKLEQNYPNPFNPRTIISWQSPVGSHQTLKVYDVLGREVATPVNEYKDAGSYEIEFDGTHLASGIYYYQLKVGEFVEIRKMILIK; from the coding sequence ATGAATCAGGGGCAGCCCTACTACATTTTGCAGGATGAACTACAATCGCAGTTTTGGGATACACTACGCACAATGAGATTTTATTTTGAATATGCCCCATGTACCTGCCAGCATACATTAGTTAAAGGGTTAGGACTTGCCTCGACTTTGTTTAATGAATTTGGAGGCGGAGAAAATTTACTTAAGGGGGCGATTATTGATGGTGTTGTTTACGGTGATACAACATTCGTAGTAGGTATTGATGATGACCCTGATCTGATACCAACTGAATTTAAGTTAGAACAAAACTATCCAAACCCTTTTAACCCGAGGACAATAATCAGTTGGCAGTCGCCAGTCGGCAGTCATCAAACATTAAAAGTTTATGATGTGCTGGGAAGAGAAGTTGCAACCCCTGTGAATGAGTATAAAGATGCAGGCAGTTATGAAATAGAGTTTGATGGAACGCATTTGGCAAGTGGGATTTATTATTACCAGTTAAAGGTTGGGGAGTTTGTTGAGATCAGAAAAATGATTTTAATAAAGTGA
- a CDS encoding T9SS type A sorting domain-containing protein encodes MQLGDSMYIYPENENSLLVCFEINSDEFLGEQRPYKVFGNYFGLGYTIVKGLGIFIDYLCDFFGHESTVKGCVINGTVYGDTTFVVGIDDDPDQIPTEFKLEQNYPNPFNPSTKISWQSPVGSHQTLKVYDVLGREVATLVNEYKDAGSYEVEFDGTHLASGVYYYRIAIHSDQLKAGELIQTKKMILIK; translated from the coding sequence ATGCAGCTTGGAGACTCTATGTATATATACCCTGAAAATGAAAATTCTTTATTGGTATGTTTCGAAATAAATTCAGATGAATTTTTAGGTGAACAACGGCCGTACAAAGTATTTGGAAACTATTTCGGGTTAGGTTACACGATAGTAAAGGGGCTGGGAATTTTTATTGATTACCTCTGTGATTTTTTCGGTCACGAAAGTACGGTAAAAGGATGTGTCATAAATGGAACAGTTTACGGTGATACAACATTCGTGGTAGGTATCGACGATGACCCTGATCAAATACCAACTGAATTTAAGTTAGAACAAAACTACCCAAACCCATTCAACCCAAGCACAAAGATCAGTTGGCAGTCACCAGTCGGCAGTCATCAAACATTAAAAGTATATGATGTGTTGGGAAGAGAAGTTGCAACACTTGTCAATGAGTATAAAGATGCTGGTAGTTATGAAGTAGAGTTTGATGGAACGCATTTGGCAAGCGGGGTTTATTATTATCGCATAGCGATCCATTCGGATCAATTAAAGGCTGGTGAATTGATTCAAACAAAAAAAATGATTTTGATCAAATAA